In the genome of Thunnus maccoyii chromosome 15, fThuMac1.1, whole genome shotgun sequence, one region contains:
- the LOC121913519 gene encoding fer3-like protein, translated as MQGRLLDSTLIHFVNEINLMDFSQKYALGPKQQVDDSPSSPNNQTRLSDSPWSRDLEDGVSTAQHLVMGSPKYYSRGAHGRTQSKRRRIITVVQRQAANVRERKRMFSLNEAFDELRRKVPTFAYEKRLSRIETLRLAIVYISFMKDLLENT; from the coding sequence ATGCAAGGTCGCTTATTGGACTCTACGTTAATACATTTTGTCAATGAAATAAACCTGATGGATTTTTCGCAGAAGTACGCTTTGGGACCAAAACAGCAGGTGGATGACAGCCCTTCTAGTCCGAACAACCAGACGCGGCTGAGCGACTCGCCCTGGAGCCGGGACCTTGAGGACGGGGTGAGCACTGCGCAGCATCTGGTGATGGGTTCACCTAAGTACTACAGCCGCGGGGCGCACGGGCGCACACAGTCCAAACGGAGGCGGATCATCACCGTGGTCCAGCGGCAAGCGGCCAATGTGCGGGAAAGGAAGCGGATGTTTAGTCTGAATGAGGCGTTTGATGAACTAAGGAGGAAAGTTCCTACATTCGCCTACGAGAAGAGGCTGTCCCGCATTGAGACGCTCCGCCTGGCCATCGTCTATATCTCCTTCATGAAGGATCTGCTGGAGAACACCTGA